The following DNA comes from Athene noctua chromosome 1, bAthNoc1.hap1.1, whole genome shotgun sequence.
ACGCAGTCTGACCGTGCAGGAGGACAGAAGCTCCTTCTGTAACCTTTGGCTGATGtgtactgttttatttatagTCTGAGACATCTAAGCAGTGTTAAATTTTCATGCGCTCCTGTTTTCTCTGTTAGGTTATGGAAGATCTTTTCAAGACAGCAACAAGCACTGTGCTCTCCAAATGTCCCCGTGATGTTGAGCTTTTTCATAAATACATGGCTCCTGCCCAAAAGGTAATAAATGTGACAGAAAAGAGTTGCAATTGTGTTACGCATTTTGTGAGCTCTTGGCTATAGAGaggcttaatttttttattattcttctttgCTGTGTTGTCCTGTGTTAACAAACTGTGAAGAGCTAAAAGTCAGTCTGAGCTTAAGTGATTGTTCAGGGCAACAGAGAGAGGACACACAACTTTCTATAGCTGGTGGCAAGTGTAGTAGAACTGTAGCTGTCACATCTTCTAGTAGCCTCGGAATCATCAGCTCCAATAATCGGGTCCCCTTTCAGCACTAAATGGCCGGGAGTGGATTTTGACCCGTATGTAGATCATAATGCAGACCTACAAATTAAAACTTAGAGGGAAGTAGCTTTTCTGAGTTTCCTCTGAGATCCTAAACCCTTAAGAGTGGCCTTACATTTTtacgttttgttttgttttgaccaaGGACAGGTTGGAACAGATTCTGAAGAACAAATTTGTGACGTAAGTACTTATACTTCAATCGGGAAGAGGGCTTTTGGGGGAAGTTCCTATTTTGTATATGTTCTTGTTCTTTCCCAACTCAATGTCTCCTGCATTAGCATAACGTCTCCAAAAGAGCGTGAACTGCAGTTCCCTTTGTACTGTTCACCAGTTGCCTTGTCATCTCTTCATGAGACGGGCATCTGAATCTGCTGGCTTTTGCTTCCCTGGACAAGATCCTCTTTCTAGAAAATCATCCTCCTGCCAGCATGTACCTGCACACTGGTTTGTTTACGGTCTTGCTTGGTTTTGGCTTTGGTGCTTTGCCTTCTTTCACACTTCAATGACTCTCGtgttacaaaactattttttgatACTTTAAAATCCCGGTTGTTTTTCTGTATCCAACTGCTTGTGCAACTCCTTTTCCCAGTTTTCTGTGTGCTAAAGAACTTGAAGGGTTCTGGTTTCCCTCCTTGGCCTCCAATAATATCTCCTCTTGCCTGTCTCTTCAAATAATCACTTCAAAAAACACTGCTTTGCCTGTTAACCAGGTGCAGCTACGCTTGGGCAACAGGATCATGATAGATCCTCCCTGTGCCTTGTGCCTGCATGAGCCCCATGGGAGAGACCTCAGTGAAGTCACTGCCTCCCTGTTTCAGCCCTTCTCTCTTTGGACCTAACTGATATTCCTGAGAGGACAGAGTTGTACTCAGCTTTTTTTCATGGTCCAAGGAAAAAGAGAGTGAGTCAGCTCATgttcctctctctcttcatcaGCTGCTGGCAGATCTGTGGCATTCCTGGCTTACACACATCAGTTACACGCGTTGAACCTGTGCCAGTGATATACCTCATTTGGACCATGGCCTCACATAACCCAAACACATGGAGCAATGTATTCTTTCTTGAGGTATTTCCTCCAGAAGCCTTCCTGTATTAGTGAAACCTTGTAGCTGTGTGTAAAGAGCTCGCACTCTTCAGGGAATTTGGTTTGTAATTGGATTTAGCCGGTGACACAGAGAGATGAAATTATTGTGATCAGGTtactctttcttctctctgtccacAACATTTTCTTCGTATGTGGAAAACTTGTCAGCAAAAGTATCTTCCACTGTATCTTGATTTCCAGTTATCAAACCTGCAGCAtctttcactgcatttttttatgtTTCCTCTGCCATGATGCTGTTCTTTTTTTACTGGTGGAAGTTGGTGGAAAATCTGCTCTCACATCTGTCAGAGGAGCAGAGAAACATTGTCACAAATAGATCTCACCGGTTttgcaaagtaaaatgaaaatgtttgagCTATAAGCCCTTTGCACTATGGCCTCTTGTTTTTGCCTAACACCATCCTGAACGGTAGAGATATGTTGTTGGAGCTATGCCCATGAGAGCAaattgttttcttgaaaaaaatgcaCGAATTTCTATGAAGCAATTCTCCACAGAGCTCGCTTCCGAGTGAAATGCAACATAGCAATAATGCAAAAGTATCTTGAGAGCTTAGCACTTCCTGCTCTGCATGTAGCTGAAGCACAAGCAAACGGGGTTCTTTGCCATGTAAAATGGTTTTTGGATTCTGTCCAAAGAAGCATTGCTGGGAAGTCTGACATCACAGCACAAGTTGGCATGGCGGTGGGGAAATGCCTCCTTAATTTTCCAGTGTGGCACTTAGCCAGAAAACTTTCTTGTTATTCCTTTCATAGTTATcttagagacttttttttttttcctcttgcagaatTTCCTACAGTGAAGCAGTGGAAATTTTGAAGCGAGCTTCTCAAACTTTCACTTTCAAGCCAGAGGTAGGTAGATACCTGGTGTCTTGTCCCTGTGCCCTGTTCATGTGCACAGCCAGCCTGAACTTTGTAGAtctcctttctgtctttctgataCCACGAGACATTACTTAGCACAGGTTATCTGCTTCCTGGGGTGTTTGCTCAGTTGTAACTCAGGTGTAACTTTTGCCCTTCAGGCTTGAAATGGGAACAATGTAAAGAGTGAGATCTGTAGCAGAACAACTGTAGTGTTTTCAGGGAAGGGATGAGTTTGCTGTTGAAGAACCAAGGATTTAGCAAAGGCACTTCTCTTTATGTGAGTGGTGCTGAGTGTGTTGTGGATTCAGTAGCAGTCATCTAAGGAGAGTTGCTGCAATACTCCTCAAACAAAGGAATGATACTAGAAAAGCACCAAAAGTTTGACAAGGACTAATAAGCCAAAACCCTGTCAAAATACCATGTAGTCTAGATGTAGGTAGAGGGAATCACTTGTCTTTCCAAAGCATAGTTGTTGATAGGGAAAAAGAATCATATGCTAGTCCTTCTAACACTGTTAGATTATGGTTTTCTAAAAATCATCTATTTCCCAATTTCAAACATACACACACTAATAGGGAGGGCATTTCTGGTGGTGCTCACCTCATGTGTATTCTGATTAATCTTTATTTCATTCTGATGCTTTGAGGGAAATAGCCCTCTGGCTGAAGCCACCTTTGTAGCCAGTTGGGTAATTGTCTTGTCTCTGTGTACAAGTGAGTGTAGAGTCTCAGATCCTGTGCCTGTACTACCTTGATCTGAGATGGCAAACTCAGGATATTTTCAGATGAGGAGAGTCAGCAGAATATCTGtttcccccttccctttccaCTGCCCCAGTATTCTTTGCCCATCATATAATGGACTGGAGGTCTCTAGTCAAAAGCCACAGAATTTATAACAGCGCTGTGAGAAGGGAGAAGTGAAGGGCATTGCAGAAGTCCAAGGTCTCTGATAACAAAGAATTGGTTAATAGGATGCTGGGTTTTCTTAAGCGAGAATTAATGTAGCATGTAACAGGACGCAGCAGGGAAGAGAGTGGTCAGCCTAGCAAAGCTGATTGCTGTATACAGAAGGTAATACTGAAATAAGGCCGGTTTACTGGGTTGAGTAAGCTGATTTTGGATAGGTTCCTATTTCCCTTAAGCTATGCGGAGTGTGgttttgggattttgttttggtttgtttcgggtttttttttctgatttgataCCAGATGCTTGGACTTGATGCAGGGATGATCTGGCCATGTTTTGTGAAAGTTAAACCATATTATTTTCACTGCTTTGCCCTGCCTTAAAACTCGTGAAACTCTGTGTGCTTAGCAGATTTTCCTGGTGGTCTGCGTGAGAAGTTGCTGTGCTTAGTTCCATGTTATTCAAagtctgtactgggtctggctgagctggaattggttttcccctacagcagccctcacggtgctgtgttttgtgttgggggctggcagggtgttgatagcaccctgatGTTGTGGCCGCTGCTGAGtggtgctcacacagcaccaaggctctttctgacattttttcccccgcagtgggacggggtggggaagatcttgggagggggcacagccaggacagctgacgccagctgaccaaagggatattccagaccatgtgatgtctgctcaagtataaagctgggaaaaaggaggaagggggtcacccttggtcctctgaggcaaccactacacatatgggagccctgctcctgagaggGCCCGACATCACCTCTTCACGGGAAGTAGAGAAtcaatctcttttcttttttttgcttctgtgagcggacctttgctttgcttatattaaaactgcttttgttttacccacaagggttggtggtttggttttttttcctatcttattttctttcccctctttgccctgttgagaaaacaaggggaaagggggggaagtgatagagcgattCGGTgtgtacctggcatttagccaaggtcaaaccaccacaatgtCTCTCCTGCACAGGGATTTTGTTGTGTCTCTTGCCACAGGCAAGATAACACTAAAGCAGGATTCCAGGTTCCTTTTGCTGTCTTTACAGTGGGGCTGTGACCTCCAAACAGAACATGAAAAGTATCTGGTGAAGCACTGTGGTGAAGTGCCCGTGTTTGTGATTAACTACCCATACGACCTCAAACCTTTCTACATGCGGGACAATGAAGATGGACCTCAGCATACAGTGAGTCCATGGGTCACACTTGCACTGCTTTTTTAGCTAGGCATGTGTTTTAGCCTTCTGATAAACAGATGAGGGTAGTCTTCTGCTGGGCCTCCACTCAAGAAGTCCGGGGTAAGACATGACCCTCAACTGATCCTCTCCAGCCTTTTTCCTGTTATAGAGAAGAAAACCCCAAAGCAGGAACAGCAGGAGGAGGACGATTAAGGAGTTGGATAGCGTTTTTGCTTAAGTCCCTTAAGTTTGCCACAGTTTATTTGTTTTCCTGGTAAACTTCTGTACTACTAGATGAAATGCCTAGAATTGCATGGCTCCCAGCAGTCCGTGGTTCTGTTGTCATCCAAATGTAGCATCCATGTAATCCCCAGACAGCAGATGGGCACAAGAAGTAAGCTCTTTTTCCACAAGTCTCATGCTTTGAAGGTGTGATTTCACAATTGAACTGAGAACCTAAAGCATTGCTTCTGCTAAAAAGAACACAACTATCCCACCACGTACCACTGTCACTTCAGTGGTTTTAATACTAGCAACAGTTCAGCTGTTGGATATGAAAAGTAACcctagaaaacaaaacccaagagacAGCCAGACCAAACCTAACAGCGTAAGTGGTGACACTGGGATCCTAAGACTTGGATCCAGCACAAGTGCTGTTGATCCACTGGTATCGTTACCACTACAGCTGGCTCAAGGAGTGGTGGGGGCAGACAGGGGGCAAACACAAGTTACAGCACCAGAGCAGCTTAAACTCTAAGGGAATCAGGTCTTCAGAAAACTTCCCTGTGTGTCTTTGCTTCCTTGTGAGCTGCTGTTGGGTTCTTTATACCCTGCACAGGCTTGCCTACAGGCACAGGTTGTCACCGGAGTAACCTGGTGGGATTCAGTTCACACCACCTGCTGTAGGTGTCCTCAGGCTGGAACATCACTGCACTATTTCAGGTTTTCTGTAGACTTAACTGATGATTATCAATGTAAAGTTCCCTCCCAGCCTTCTCCTGTCAACCAGAGACTTCTCAAGCATGTACAAATACTTACCTACGTGTCCTGGACTCTGGAAGAATTACAGTAGCTTTTTACAAACCACCATACAATCTTCTGCCGTACGCTGTATGCTATGTGCATGACTTTAATTAGCTTTCTTTCTGTTAAGGTTGCAGCTGTTGATCTCCTCGTGCCAGGAATAGGGGAGTTGTGTGGAGGCAGCTTGAGAGAGGAGCGACTGCCCTTCCTGAAATCCCGCTTACAGAGGTAGGGAAGACCCATAGGTGCCAGGAGACCTGACCGAGATAGTGTTTCAGCAACCCTCAGTGGTTGGCGAGACAGAGGAGTGGAAGGGCAACTAACGGTATTTAACAGAAGCCTGTTTTTGTCATAGAGATACCTACAACTGAAGCACGAGAACTTCTTTACAGTTTGCAATCACCTATTCAGATAAGTAGGTGTGCAAACTGGCTCTTTGTTTTAGCTCATCAAAGAAGAAGAGTTTATTTTATGCGAGGAGACCAGGGCAGCAGAATGCCTCAGCTCTGCTGGGACTGTCTGTAACAGGGTCTGATGTGAGGCACTGCATCCTTGAGccttttctttgcagcttttgtGTCCAAGAGTGGATTGCAAAGGTGGAAGTTGTCACGTAGACAGAGCTTAAAGATATTTATTACATTGTGTAATTGAGGAACTGCAGTTTTGGTTAGAAGCTTTGCTAGATGTGATGCAGACAGCCTCAGTGGCATCATTTCAGAGAATATGGTTCTTTGTTAACACTTTGGTGGGAAGCTTCACTGGAAGTGCCCAGGATTTGAACAGTGTCATATGGactctttttctgctgctttgttctgGATCATGTGACTTTGAGTAATCTTAGGCTAAATTCAGTCTCAGAATATTAAAGCTGCTGCTTAGTTAAAAATAATTGACGTTATAGATGGGGTAATTCTCCATAGACAATTACTCCCTGGATCCTGTCTGATTGCTCAAAAGAAGCTTTCACATAATCACAGGATGCTTTTGGgtagaagggacctttaaaactCCTCTAATCCAGCCCGCCTGCCACAGGCAGGGTCACcctccactagaccaggttgctcaaagccccgtccaacctggccttgaacccttccctCTGGACCAATCATACACTTGTGGAAAGCAATTCTGGAGGAGCATTAATCCCAGAGCAACACCATTTGCACATTGGGAATAAATTTGTTGCTTAAATCAGCCACATGCTCACAGAGATATATCTAGTCAGTGGAGAAGAGCAAAATCCATTTCAATATAATGGATCCAAAAGGCGTAGGGCAATTAAAATCATCAGAACATTGGTTCTCAATTTGTGGTGTAGGATGATGTTACTCCCTGTGCTTCCTCCTGCTTTCCCTGTGAACTCTCTTCAGCTGACCCAAAGTACGTTGTTGCTTGCTGTACTTTTTCACTTGAAATTGTTGCCAGTAAAATCTATAGAGTCCACAACCCTCAaggtgtggggctggaggaggggtCTGTGTGGAGGTTGAAGCCAGACTTTCTTGTTTGTCAGGAAAGTCATAGGAATTATTTCAAGCTACAAGTAGGGTGTGTCCTCAGTGACCTTCGAGTACAGCTCTGTATTGAAGATGACCTGGAAAAATAACAGCTCTTTTCACGTGTTTTTCTCAATTTTGAGTACTTGGGATCTGATCTGCTGAGCCCAAATACTTTGTTAAGGCTTTTAAATTCTACTTCCTGCAGACCCAGCATATCTAAGAGAGATAAAGAACAGGATTATTGTCTTTTCATACACACTTCATGCTATAGTTTTCCAAGACTCGGTGAGGGCTAGCTGCAGTGCACTGAAGATGAGAGAAGTGGTCTCTCATTGCCTACAGAGTTTTCTGTTCGTGttcagagaaatggggaaaaaaaaaaaaaaacaacagataaatTTGTTCTAGTTCTGCCAGGGCAGGAAAAGAAGAGATGGTACACTGGTGACAAttagaaaaagaagtattttatttagTAGTTTTTCAGAAGTTGACACACATTGATAAAGCTACGGGTGTTCAGTGGTTTTGTGCACAGTGAAAGGGGAACCATGTAG
Coding sequences within:
- the NARS2 gene encoding asparaginyl-tRNA synthetase isoform X14, with translation MTVKVLGISFKLRAFTHVFTFGPTFRAENSQSRRHLAEFYMVEAELSFTESLQDIMQVMEDLFKTATSTVLSKCPRDVELFHKYMAPAQKDRLEQILKNKFVTISYSEAVEILKRASQTFTFKPEWGCDLQTEHEKYLVKHCGEVPVFVINYPYDLKPFYMRDNEDGPQHTVAAVDLLVPGIGELCGGSLREERLPFLKSRLQRLGLADAYQWYLDLRKFGSVPHGGFGMGFERYLQYILGVDNIKDVIPFPRFSHSCLL